One window of Paenibacillus sp. FSL K6-3182 genomic DNA carries:
- a CDS encoding carbohydrate ABC transporter permease: MMTVFRTTKRLNRSFTVSFILFAFLAVFGAFMVLPLLYAVNNAFKPLDELFIFPPRFFVNNPTLDNFYDLVALMGNSWVPLSRYIANTLLITLIGTVGHILLASAAAYPLAKYQFLGSKTLFSIVVLSLMFSGHVTAIPNYMVMSWLGWINTHASIIVPSLAFPLGLFLMKQFMEQLPTALLEAAKIDGASEYRIYWSIVMPNVKPAWLTLMILQFPMLWGTDGGSFIYSENLKTLHYALGQITLGGIARAGVGAAVALILMVVPITLFVISQSSVIQTMATSGMKE, encoded by the coding sequence ATGATGACCGTATTTCGGACGACGAAGCGTCTGAACCGTTCGTTTACGGTTAGCTTCATCTTGTTCGCGTTTCTCGCCGTGTTCGGAGCTTTTATGGTGCTGCCTCTGCTTTATGCAGTGAACAACGCCTTCAAGCCGCTGGACGAATTATTTATATTCCCACCGCGATTCTTTGTGAATAATCCAACATTGGACAATTTCTATGACCTAGTTGCCTTGATGGGCAATTCATGGGTGCCGTTGTCGCGTTATATTGCCAATACTCTGCTCATTACTCTCATCGGAACGGTAGGACATATTTTGCTGGCTTCCGCTGCGGCGTATCCGCTGGCTAAATATCAGTTCCTCGGTTCGAAGACGCTCTTCTCGATCGTCGTTCTGTCGCTGATGTTCTCGGGTCACGTCACAGCGATTCCAAACTATATGGTCATGTCTTGGCTCGGCTGGATCAATACGCATGCATCAATTATCGTTCCATCGCTCGCTTTTCCATTAGGCCTATTTCTAATGAAGCAATTCATGGAGCAGCTTCCGACGGCTTTGCTGGAAGCCGCCAAGATTGATGGAGCGAGCGAGTACCGGATCTATTGGAGCATTGTGATGCCGAACGTGAAGCCAGCGTGGCTCACGCTTATGATTTTGCAGTTTCCTATGCTATGGGGAACAGACGGAGGCAGCTTCATCTACAGTGAGAACCTGAAGACGCTTCATTACGCACTGGGACAGATTACGCTAGGTGGAATCGCGCGCGCGGGCGTCGGAGCGGCCGTCGCGCTCATCTTGATGGTTGTTCCGATCACGCTCTTTGTTATCTCCCAGAGCAGCGTCATTCAGACGATGGCGACTTCCGGGATGAAAGAGTAG
- a CDS encoding extracellular solute-binding protein → MNFRKKNYIAIILVLTIVATSIWAFYPSDSKDSRRVMAMGDFDAVTASAGEDSYDAYLTSHINAGRPEEVIRIEGEKFSGTTGEGFDIADDLEGLSGKAVVTPDNGSIVWDVLVKQAGLYNIRIHYLPIEGKSSAIERQFAINEKVPFKGADILLFDRVWGNRQDEIERDDRGNEIRPRQVEKPAWQIGIFTDRNGYYDEPYSFYFESGQQSFSLTALREPMAIDYIELYQEPVLYSYEDMKKEYETKGIKAVSDQYLEIQAEDAVAKSSPTLYPLADRSSPTVIPYNVSKLRINTIGGTNWKLPGQWIEWEFEAPEDGLYQIALKQKQDTLRGIYATRSLTIDGETPFLEMKRLRFNFNMDWEMNVLGDEEDPYLFHLSKGTHRIRMEVSLGDIAPLIRTIESSVLQLNEMYRKILMITSNTPDPFRDYQLGKRIPDMVKTFEEQAVIIQNVADYLEKSTGERSDKVAVLHTMVGQLKEMIKNPETVGNRLTAFKTNVGGLGTWILTVREQPIKLDYLIVSSPDKKLPRAGATFFQEMKHELGAYFASYTEDYDSIGNTGGEQERKITVWITTGRDQAQVLKSLIDDSFTPESNIAIDLRLVPGNILLPATLADEGPDVAMQIGEDIPVNYAMRDAATDLTQFSDFDEVASRFHDSGLTPYKYDQGVYALPEQQSFPMLFYRKDILEELGLAPPKTWQDIYNMISVLQKHNMEFWLPIEATNASLVPNATFSMLLYQNGGEFYRDDDKKSALDTDLSMEMFKKWTQFYTNYKFPVLADFPNRFRTGEMPIGIADYTTYNMLTVLAPEIKGLWEFTLVPGTEQDNGTVNHAVASHTTGVMMMENADNKEASWEFMKWWTSKDTQIAYGREMEGLMGEAARYPTANVEALAELPWPIKDYNNLSSQWEWVEGIPQVPGGYFTGRHLDNAFRRVVNANENSREALNDYVLYINDEIEIKRKEFNLP, encoded by the coding sequence TTGAACTTCAGAAAGAAGAACTACATCGCAATTATACTCGTTCTCACTATAGTGGCAACTTCTATATGGGCTTTCTACCCTTCAGATTCGAAGGATAGCAGACGTGTAATGGCCATGGGAGATTTCGACGCTGTTACGGCATCAGCAGGAGAAGACAGTTATGATGCGTATTTGACTAGCCACATAAATGCTGGGCGGCCGGAAGAAGTCATCCGAATAGAGGGCGAGAAGTTCTCGGGAACGACTGGAGAAGGGTTCGACATAGCGGACGATTTAGAAGGACTGTCTGGCAAGGCGGTTGTCACTCCGGATAACGGCTCCATTGTGTGGGATGTACTGGTAAAACAAGCGGGTCTGTACAACATAAGGATTCATTATTTGCCGATCGAGGGAAAAAGCTCTGCGATCGAAAGGCAGTTTGCCATTAACGAAAAAGTCCCTTTTAAGGGAGCGGATATATTATTATTCGATCGAGTTTGGGGAAATCGACAGGACGAAATCGAGCGTGACGATCGCGGCAATGAAATCAGGCCAAGGCAGGTAGAAAAACCGGCATGGCAAATCGGAATTTTCACGGATCGAAATGGATATTATGACGAGCCTTACTCCTTTTACTTTGAGAGCGGGCAGCAATCGTTTTCCTTGACGGCCTTAAGGGAACCGATGGCGATTGATTATATTGAGCTGTATCAGGAACCAGTTTTGTATTCGTATGAGGATATGAAGAAAGAGTATGAGACCAAAGGAATCAAGGCAGTATCGGATCAATACCTTGAAATACAAGCGGAGGACGCGGTCGCCAAATCATCTCCTACGTTATATCCGCTGGCGGACCGATCGAGTCCGACGGTCATCCCTTACAATGTGTCGAAGCTTCGAATCAATACGATCGGCGGAACGAACTGGAAGCTTCCTGGACAGTGGATCGAGTGGGAGTTTGAGGCCCCAGAAGACGGCTTATATCAGATCGCGTTAAAGCAAAAGCAGGATACACTGCGCGGCATATACGCCACTCGAAGCCTGACGATCGACGGAGAGACTCCTTTCCTGGAAATGAAGCGCTTACGCTTTAATTTCAACATGGATTGGGAGATGAACGTACTGGGCGATGAAGAAGATCCGTATTTGTTCCATTTGTCCAAGGGAACGCATCGCATTCGAATGGAAGTTTCACTCGGCGATATCGCCCCGCTCATTCGAACGATTGAATCCAGCGTGCTGCAGCTTAATGAGATGTATCGGAAAATATTGATGATCACGTCAAATACGCCCGATCCGTTCCGTGATTACCAATTAGGGAAGCGGATACCGGATATGGTTAAGACATTCGAAGAGCAAGCCGTAATCATACAGAACGTAGCCGATTATTTAGAGAAATCGACAGGAGAGCGGAGCGACAAAGTAGCCGTTCTTCATACAATGGTTGGTCAATTAAAGGAAATGATCAAAAATCCGGAAACGGTTGGCAATCGCTTAACCGCATTTAAAACGAATGTCGGGGGATTAGGCACGTGGATTCTCACGGTTCGCGAGCAACCGATTAAGCTGGACTATCTCATTGTGTCCTCTCCAGACAAGAAGCTTCCGAGAGCGGGAGCGACTTTTTTTCAAGAGATGAAGCATGAGCTTGGTGCGTACTTTGCTTCTTATACCGAGGACTATGACAGCATCGGCAATACGGGAGGAGAGCAGGAACGTAAAATAACGGTGTGGATTACAACGGGGCGGGATCAAGCACAGGTGCTTAAGAGCTTAATCGACGATTCCTTCACGCCGGAGTCCAATATCGCGATAGATTTAAGGCTTGTACCGGGGAACATCTTGCTTCCGGCAACACTGGCAGACGAGGGACCTGACGTTGCCATGCAAATCGGTGAGGACATTCCCGTGAATTATGCGATGCGGGATGCTGCGACAGACTTGACCCAGTTTAGTGATTTCGATGAAGTAGCCTCGCGTTTCCATGACAGTGGACTTACGCCTTACAAGTACGATCAAGGCGTTTATGCACTGCCTGAGCAGCAGTCGTTCCCGATGCTGTTCTATCGGAAGGATATTCTTGAGGAGCTAGGGCTTGCGCCGCCAAAGACATGGCAGGATATTTACAACATGATTTCCGTCCTCCAGAAGCACAACATGGAGTTCTGGCTGCCAATCGAGGCTACGAACGCAAGTCTCGTACCGAATGCGACCTTCTCTATGCTGCTTTATCAGAATGGCGGCGAATTCTATCGTGATGACGATAAGAAGAGTGCGCTTGATACGGATTTATCTATGGAAATGTTTAAGAAGTGGACGCAATTTTATACGAACTACAAATTCCCGGTATTGGCAGACTTCCCGAACCGATTCCGTACGGGCGAGATGCCAATCGGTATTGCGGACTATACAACATATAACATGCTGACGGTGCTCGCGCCTGAGATTAAAGGGCTGTGGGAGTTCACGCTCGTTCCTGGTACGGAGCAAGATAACGGTACCGTTAATCATGCGGTAGCCAGTCATACGACTGGCGTTATGATGATGGAGAATGCCGATAATAAGGAAGCGTCCTGGGAATTTATGAAATGGTGGACCAGCAAGGATACGCAAATTGCTTACGGTAGAGAGATGGAAGGTTTAATGGGCGAAGCTGCACGTTATCCAACTGCTAACGTAGAAGCACTTGCAGAATTGCCTTGGCCAATCAAGGATTACAATAATCTGTCCAGTCAGTGGGAGTGGGTTGAAGGCATACCTCAAGTGCCGGGCGGTTATTTCACCGGCCGACATCTGGACAACGCCTTCCGCAGAGTCGTCAACGCGAACGAGAATTCTAGGGAAGCGCTTAACGATTATGTGCTCTACATTAACGATGAAATCGAGATTAAGCGGAAAGAATTTAATTTACCGTAA
- a CDS encoding helix-turn-helix domain-containing protein, whose translation MYKVLLVDYDSTSSMEMLQHMPEWNGIGFELDAYANSSADAIEFLDRNYFSLILVGMNGSHHDALFLCDYIRRKSRVPLVLIGGSNDFQLARKALYYQVNDYLPDPVSSVELTTCLLTVKGELDCVNDKNKALSWTPVENDAQLQPNIIERVKEYVDESLHQNITLKQISNSLHFNCSYLGQKFKYQENMTFNEYLLQQRMEKAKLLLENTDMKVYEIANEIGYSEMDWFYKKFKAYTGVSANEYRKMFSIIA comes from the coding sequence GTGTATAAAGTGCTGCTTGTCGACTATGACTCCACATCGTCGATGGAGATGTTGCAACATATGCCAGAGTGGAATGGAATTGGATTTGAATTGGACGCTTATGCGAACAGCTCTGCGGACGCTATCGAATTTCTCGATCGAAACTATTTTTCGCTCATCCTGGTCGGCATGAACGGCTCTCACCATGACGCCTTGTTTCTTTGTGATTACATTCGCCGGAAGAGCCGCGTACCTCTCGTCTTGATAGGCGGAAGCAACGACTTCCAGCTTGCTAGAAAGGCTCTCTATTACCAAGTAAATGATTATTTGCCAGACCCTGTTTCTTCTGTCGAACTGACTACATGTCTTCTGACCGTCAAAGGCGAGCTTGATTGTGTAAACGATAAAAATAAAGCGCTATCATGGACGCCTGTGGAAAATGATGCCCAGCTTCAGCCTAATATCATCGAGAGGGTCAAGGAATATGTCGATGAATCGCTGCATCAAAATATTACCTTAAAGCAAATTTCCAACAGTCTGCATTTCAATTGCTCGTATTTAGGTCAAAAATTCAAGTATCAGGAAAATATGACCTTCAATGAATATTTGCTGCAACAGCGCATGGAGAAAGCAAAGCTGCTGCTTGAGAATACGGACATGAAGGTGTACGAAATCGCGAATGAGATCGGATATTCGGAGATGGATTGGTTCTATAAGAAGTTCAAAGCGTATACCGGTGTAAGTGCTAACGAATATCGTAAGATGTTTTCCATTATCGCGTAA
- a CDS encoding extracellular solute-binding protein — translation MKIRKLMVLLCALVLVLSACSSGSGNSKNNGTNGGSNNGSGNAGTETTVPEGDGEEELYSSPEMDFDMGGRTIKVVSWWDMAIQEDNPDNIQRKKNLDELMKKHNFKMEYVAVDFGEYQQKVTASLLAGEPLGDIVRLGRNYTIPTLVKQDLLWPVDEYTKNTKVFNQKATSEFFTYEGKGYAFTEDQGNLIQGIFYNRTLLNQLGIKALQDYVKEDNWNWDTFVQAAKEANKDTNNDGKLDTWGLANSQVVEHAMYSNGAHLTKGDKQNLDDPATQETLNFLSKLATEQVYRPTEGGDWTEPGQFFRQGNTLMYAGAIYELNGFKTDMPDADIGFVPFPKGPSATEYHSGEGSYQALTIPKAVEHPEQLLYIWEKINDIDSEYDYPGQASLESNFANEDDINNAKQVGSGMIVFDHGTYGDALKFWDFVGEINSGVSVSTVVEKYKPVFQAAIDAVYGS, via the coding sequence ATGAAGATTCGTAAATTAATGGTTTTGTTATGCGCGCTCGTTCTCGTTCTTTCTGCATGCAGCAGCGGCTCGGGCAACAGCAAGAACAACGGAACAAACGGCGGCTCGAACAATGGCTCGGGCAATGCGGGCACGGAGACGACCGTTCCTGAGGGCGACGGAGAAGAAGAGTTATACAGCTCGCCCGAGATGGACTTCGACATGGGTGGAAGAACGATCAAAGTCGTTTCCTGGTGGGATATGGCGATTCAAGAAGACAATCCGGATAACATACAACGCAAGAAAAACCTCGATGAACTGATGAAGAAGCATAACTTCAAAATGGAATACGTAGCGGTCGACTTCGGCGAATATCAACAAAAAGTAACAGCATCCTTGCTTGCTGGAGAGCCGCTTGGCGATATCGTCCGTTTGGGAAGAAACTATACGATTCCGACATTAGTCAAGCAAGATTTGCTTTGGCCGGTCGACGAGTATACGAAAAACACGAAAGTGTTCAATCAAAAGGCTACAAGCGAATTCTTTACTTATGAGGGCAAAGGCTATGCGTTCACAGAAGACCAGGGCAACCTGATTCAAGGCATTTTCTACAATCGGACGCTCTTGAATCAGCTTGGCATCAAGGCGCTTCAAGATTATGTGAAAGAAGACAACTGGAATTGGGATACATTCGTTCAAGCAGCGAAAGAAGCCAATAAAGATACAAACAACGACGGCAAGCTGGATACTTGGGGGCTTGCAAATTCTCAAGTTGTCGAACATGCGATGTATTCGAACGGTGCTCACCTGACGAAAGGCGACAAGCAGAACCTAGATGATCCAGCAACGCAGGAAACATTGAATTTCTTGTCGAAACTCGCAACCGAACAAGTGTACAGACCGACTGAGGGTGGAGATTGGACCGAGCCTGGACAATTTTTCCGTCAAGGAAATACGCTCATGTATGCCGGTGCCATTTATGAACTGAATGGCTTCAAAACGGATATGCCGGATGCGGATATCGGCTTCGTACCGTTCCCTAAAGGACCAAGCGCAACGGAATATCATTCCGGCGAAGGCTCATACCAAGCACTAACCATTCCAAAGGCAGTGGAGCATCCAGAGCAGCTGCTTTACATTTGGGAAAAAATCAACGATATCGACTCCGAATATGACTATCCGGGTCAAGCGTCCCTTGAAAGCAATTTTGCGAACGAGGATGACATTAACAACGCTAAGCAAGTAGGATCTGGCATGATTGTATTCGACCATGGTACGTACGGCGATGCTTTGAAGTTCTGGGACTTTGTCGGAGAGATCAACAGCGGGGTATCGGTATCTACAGTTGTCGAGAAGTATAAACCGGTATTCCAAGCGGCGATTGATGCGGTGTATGGTTCTTAA
- a CDS encoding ABC transporter ATP-binding protein, which translates to MIRSEGLVKIYKMADLEVFALQGLDLQVEAGELMAIIGNSGSGKSTLLNMLGGLDKPSAGKLYVDGKDLLKFGEKELVAYKRDTVGFVWQNNARNLIPYLTALANVELPMLLRGKRRRARAMELLEAVGLGHRMKNRLNELSGGEQQRVAIAIALANDPKLLLADEPTGSLDTNTSNQVLDLFRVLNRSIGITIVIVTHDPELARKVDRVVQIRDGKTSAEMIRKVSYADELAMLDAESAMLEAESHTEYAVLDKAGRLQIPSGFLDTEGFKEINKVRVEMEDGRIVLYPR; encoded by the coding sequence ATGATTAGAAGTGAAGGACTCGTCAAAATTTACAAAATGGCGGATCTTGAGGTGTTCGCTCTGCAAGGTCTGGATCTACAGGTCGAGGCCGGCGAGCTAATGGCGATTATCGGCAATTCAGGCAGCGGCAAGTCGACGCTCCTGAACATGCTGGGGGGGCTTGACAAGCCGTCGGCCGGCAAACTTTATGTGGACGGCAAAGACCTGCTGAAGTTCGGAGAAAAGGAACTGGTAGCCTATAAGCGGGATACAGTCGGTTTTGTATGGCAGAACAATGCGCGTAATCTTATTCCTTATTTAACGGCGTTGGCTAATGTGGAGCTTCCGATGCTGCTTCGCGGCAAGCGCCGGCGGGCACGGGCTATGGAGCTGCTGGAGGCGGTTGGGCTTGGCCACCGGATGAAGAACAGGCTGAATGAGCTGTCTGGCGGTGAGCAGCAGAGGGTGGCGATCGCGATCGCGCTTGCCAACGATCCGAAGCTGCTGCTCGCCGATGAGCCAACAGGATCCCTCGATACGAACACATCGAATCAAGTACTCGATTTGTTCCGAGTGCTTAATCGATCGATCGGAATTACGATCGTAATTGTAACGCATGATCCGGAACTGGCTCGCAAGGTGGACCGGGTCGTCCAGATTCGGGATGGCAAAACGTCGGCAGAGATGATCCGCAAAGTCTCGTACGCTGATGAGCTGGCCATGTTGGATGCCGAAAGCGCTATGCTGGAGGCGGAGAGCCACACGGAATATGCGGTGCTGGATAAAGCGGGTCGCCTGCAAATTCCTTCCGGTTTCCTAGACACGGAAGGATTCAAAGAAATCAACAAGGTGCGGGTAGAAATGGAGGATGGCCGCATTGTCCTCTATCCGCGTTAG
- a CDS encoding sugar ABC transporter permease produces the protein MQAETTSQAVSNLIHPKKKSKLSHVWTELKKNKHYYLLMSPYMLIFFTFTVIPVVFSLILSFFYFNMLEFPRFVGWQNYSRLFLNDDIFMIALKNTFIFAIITGPVSYIACFFFAWVINELSPKIRAVMTLIFYAPAISGNVFFIWLIVFSGDRYGYLNGFLIKFGFILEPIQWLTNEKYILMIVMIVQLWLSLGTSFLAFIAGLQTIDRTLIEAGVVDGIKNRWQELWFITLPSMRPQLLFGAVLQITGSLAVADITIALAGFPSVNYAAHTIVTHLMDYGTIRFEMGYASAIATVLFGIMIGTNKLTQKLLRKVGE, from the coding sequence TTGCAAGCCGAAACAACCAGTCAAGCCGTATCTAATCTTATCCATCCGAAGAAAAAATCGAAGTTGTCCCATGTATGGACGGAACTGAAAAAAAATAAGCATTATTACCTTCTGATGAGCCCATACATGCTTATTTTCTTTACCTTTACGGTCATTCCGGTCGTATTCTCGCTCATACTTAGCTTTTTTTACTTCAACATGCTCGAATTTCCGCGGTTTGTCGGATGGCAGAACTACTCTAGATTATTTCTGAATGACGACATCTTCATGATTGCATTGAAGAACACATTCATCTTCGCAATCATTACCGGTCCGGTCAGCTATATCGCCTGCTTTTTCTTTGCGTGGGTTATTAACGAGCTGTCGCCTAAGATACGGGCGGTTATGACTTTGATCTTCTATGCGCCGGCGATTTCTGGAAACGTGTTTTTTATCTGGCTGATTGTATTTTCGGGCGACCGCTATGGTTATTTGAACGGATTCCTGATTAAATTCGGATTTATTCTGGAGCCGATCCAATGGCTGACTAATGAAAAATACATTCTTATGATTGTCATGATCGTGCAGCTATGGCTCAGCTTAGGCACAAGCTTCCTTGCCTTTATAGCAGGACTGCAAACGATTGATCGGACGCTGATAGAAGCGGGTGTCGTGGACGGAATAAAAAACCGCTGGCAGGAGCTATGGTTCATTACGCTGCCTTCGATGAGGCCGCAGTTGCTGTTCGGCGCCGTTTTGCAAATTACGGGATCTCTCGCGGTGGCCGATATTACGATCGCGCTCGCGGGTTTCCCGAGCGTCAACTATGCGGCGCACACGATTGTAACCCACCTGATGGATTACGGCACGATTCGATTCGAGATGGGTTATGCCTCGGCGATTGCGACCGTTTTGTTCGGTATTATGATCGGGACTAACAAATTGACGCAAAAACTGCTCAGAAAGGTAGGTGAGTAA